From a single Corynebacterium kroppenstedtii DSM 44385 genomic region:
- a CDS encoding zinc-dependent metalloprotease — MSNHGFGFSSNNNDNNDGNDGNDHSNKNNNNQNGDSGQGNPSSGNSGRGDSGNERHEDNDGGNSPGGSGNPFEAFFNMGGGSAGDIPGFSAFPGGFAVSGSSGQGGLGDILSQFGTMLSGMGSSMNSPDAKGPINFAMADKIAGQTIKQSNPAPVRQSDQKAVEDSTSLVELWLSNATILPSNGKVPEVWDPSEWLSRTLPTWKRFINPVAESLNEAQKDALPEEAKQMAGSLLGMLAQVGGMNMGMQLGRILGDIATSVTSVSEWGFSLDEKHGSALLTGQLSTLAEEFNKPKREVLIYLCARELAHQRLFAYVPWLEERLLLAVETYSRGLSLDTSAMEEASRSIDPEALSDPSRMQDMFQQIQNMDLSPQIVASNEHAGIQLDTMLSLVEGWVDNVLADALFDRIPVMESIQKSWSARRAMKPGLENMAGNTGLDFSASHADEAAELWRRLTVAVGIDRRDHVWDHPDFLPTADDIAHPAEFIDGILGESDDDEFNPISEIEKLERELNEQSGNTPSDGDDADEDGSTRGKGSSGGDEDNTDGSGDDDK, encoded by the coding sequence ATGAGTAACCACGGCTTCGGTTTTTCTTCGAACAATAACGACAACAACGACGGTAACGACGGTAACGACCACAGCAACAAGAACAACAATAACCAGAACGGCGATAGCGGCCAGGGCAATCCTTCTAGCGGAAACAGTGGTCGCGGGGATAGCGGCAATGAACGCCACGAAGACAATGATGGCGGCAACTCCCCTGGTGGCAGCGGTAACCCTTTTGAGGCATTCTTCAATATGGGTGGTGGCTCGGCTGGCGATATACCCGGTTTTAGCGCATTTCCCGGCGGTTTCGCTGTAAGTGGATCCTCTGGTCAGGGCGGTTTAGGCGACATTCTTAGCCAGTTCGGGACGATGCTGTCTGGGATGGGGTCTTCGATGAACTCCCCTGATGCCAAAGGCCCCATCAATTTTGCGATGGCCGATAAGATTGCCGGCCAGACCATTAAGCAATCCAACCCGGCACCTGTCCGACAGTCTGATCAGAAGGCCGTCGAAGATTCCACGAGCCTGGTCGAACTGTGGCTCAGCAATGCGACGATCCTGCCGAGCAACGGAAAAGTCCCTGAAGTATGGGATCCGTCGGAGTGGCTGTCCCGCACGCTCCCCACCTGGAAGCGCTTTATAAATCCTGTGGCAGAAAGCCTTAATGAAGCACAAAAGGATGCCCTCCCCGAAGAAGCGAAGCAGATGGCTGGTTCGCTGCTCGGCATGTTAGCCCAGGTCGGTGGCATGAACATGGGGATGCAACTGGGACGCATCTTGGGGGATATTGCCACCTCTGTCACGAGCGTCTCCGAGTGGGGGTTCTCCTTAGATGAGAAGCATGGCAGCGCACTGCTCACTGGCCAGCTGAGCACTCTTGCCGAGGAATTTAACAAACCCAAGCGTGAGGTGCTTATTTACCTGTGCGCACGGGAACTAGCCCACCAGCGACTATTCGCCTACGTTCCGTGGCTCGAAGAGCGTCTGCTTCTCGCCGTCGAAACGTATTCACGTGGACTGTCGCTGGATACGTCCGCGATGGAAGAAGCCTCCCGGTCCATTGACCCCGAGGCACTCTCGGACCCATCGCGGATGCAAGACATGTTCCAGCAGATTCAAAACATGGATCTCTCGCCCCAAATTGTCGCCTCGAATGAACACGCGGGCATCCAGTTAGACACCATGCTGTCCCTCGTTGAAGGCTGGGTGGACAACGTTCTTGCCGACGCTCTCTTCGACCGCATCCCGGTCATGGAGTCGATCCAAAAATCCTGGTCAGCCCGGCGCGCGATGAAACCCGGATTGGAAAACATGGCGGGGAACACCGGACTGGACTTCTCTGCTAGCCACGCCGACGAAGCGGCAGAACTGTGGCGGCGGCTCACTGTTGCGGTGGGTATTGATCGACGTGACCATGTGTGGGACCACCCCGATTTCCTTCCCACGGCTGACGATATCGCCCATCCGGCCGAATTCATCGACGGCATTCTGGGAGAATCGGACGACGACGAGTTCAACCCTATTAGCGAAATTGAAAAATTAGAGCGTGAACTCAATGAACAGTCCGGTAACACACCTAGTGATGGCGATGATGCAGACGAGGATGGTTCTACCCGCGGGAAGGGCTCGAGTGGCGGTGATGAAGACAACACCGATGGGTCCGGCGACGACGACAAATAG
- a CDS encoding nicotinate-nucleotide--dimethylbenzimidazole phosphoribosyltransferase: MPDQAHVVAAHDSSDRLLTPPGSLGILDTTMDKVAAVGDIHNAQHILIGADHPVTAHGVSSFSPSVTREIMDASAVGESLGVTTAAGAGIPSLLIDAGIEGDSSHGDQRNRKCREGRNDCAHPIRYVHAHDARGDIATAPALSAADTRAFVDYGRKLAGEFTEPMLFAVGEVGIGNTTPASIVAAHFTGLDVDDAVGIGAHSDTAMMERKREVARQALSRVHPSSPIDALAEFGGPEFAVTTGLCLGALDNHHVVVLDGLAISVAALAAVQINPAVQSHLVAGHVSREAAHHTVITHLGLEPLLALRFRCGEGVGAVLATQMIMTGLSARRHTGRTA, encoded by the coding sequence ATGCCAGATCAGGCGCATGTTGTCGCAGCTCACGATTCTTCCGACCGGCTTCTCACCCCTCCCGGTTCGCTGGGCATCCTGGATACGACCATGGACAAAGTTGCCGCGGTCGGTGATATACATAACGCCCAGCACATTCTTATCGGGGCTGACCATCCCGTGACAGCGCATGGTGTCTCATCATTTTCGCCGTCCGTCACGCGGGAAATTATGGACGCGTCAGCCGTTGGAGAAAGCCTGGGTGTGACGACGGCAGCTGGAGCAGGAATCCCGTCGCTTCTTATTGACGCGGGTATTGAGGGCGATTCAAGCCACGGTGACCAGCGGAACCGTAAATGTCGCGAAGGACGCAACGATTGTGCCCATCCTATTCGTTATGTCCACGCTCACGATGCGCGTGGGGATATCGCTACAGCCCCGGCCCTATCTGCTGCGGATACCCGCGCGTTTGTTGACTACGGGCGGAAACTTGCCGGTGAATTCACTGAACCCATGCTGTTTGCCGTCGGTGAGGTTGGAATCGGGAACACCACTCCTGCCTCCATTGTGGCAGCGCATTTCACCGGGCTTGATGTCGACGATGCTGTAGGCATTGGCGCCCACTCCGATACCGCCATGATGGAGCGGAAACGCGAGGTTGCCCGGCAGGCTCTGTCGCGCGTTCACCCCTCCTCCCCTATTGATGCTCTTGCCGAGTTCGGCGGGCCCGAGTTCGCGGTCACGACCGGACTGTGCTTGGGCGCGTTGGATAATCACCATGTCGTTGTCTTGGATGGGCTCGCTATTTCTGTGGCCGCGTTGGCTGCGGTGCAGATTAATCCCGCGGTTCAATCACACCTGGTCGCGGGGCACGTAAGCCGGGAAGCCGCTCATCACACCGTCATTACGCACTTGGGGTTGGAGCCTCTGCTCGCTCTTCGGTTCCGATGCGGCGAAGGGGTCGGCGCCGTTCTGGCCACACAGATGATCATGACGGGGCTTAGTGCTCGACGCCACACCGGACGCACCGCTTAG
- a CDS encoding M48 metallopeptidase family protein, translated as MPPRVKRDVATVVEDFAPEVEIRLSSRRKKTLSARRESGRIVVMAPARMSAAALRDSVESLVRRVEKKSSVADKSDDDLHRRARRLNAKYLENRAEWTDIRWVTNMERRWASCSTDTGRIRISHYLKDVPDYVLDQVIVHELVHTFIPNHSAEFYAWAHRIDYWERADGYLEAYQRWGRGGRQSS; from the coding sequence ATGCCCCCCAGAGTCAAGCGAGACGTCGCTACGGTCGTGGAGGACTTTGCGCCAGAGGTAGAAATACGTCTGTCGTCGCGGAGGAAGAAAACATTGTCCGCCCGCCGAGAGTCTGGTCGGATCGTCGTCATGGCACCGGCGAGAATGTCGGCCGCAGCGTTGCGTGATTCTGTTGAGTCCCTTGTTCGTAGGGTGGAAAAGAAATCGTCCGTCGCGGATAAGTCAGATGACGATCTCCACCGGCGGGCCCGTCGTCTGAATGCGAAATATTTGGAAAACCGTGCGGAATGGACGGATATTCGGTGGGTGACCAATATGGAGCGTCGGTGGGCTTCATGTTCCACGGATACGGGGAGAATTCGGATTAGTCATTACCTGAAGGACGTTCCCGATTACGTCCTTGACCAGGTTATTGTTCATGAGCTAGTGCATACCTTCATTCCGAACCACTCGGCAGAATTTTACGCGTGGGCGCACCGCATTGATTATTGGGAGCGCGCTGATGGGTACTTGGAGGCTTACCAGCGGTGGGGCCGCGGAGGTAGACAGTCCTCGTAG